One window of Methanogenium organophilum genomic DNA carries:
- the aspS gene encoding aspartate--tRNA(Asn) ligase yields MRIPITDVTPESERAVVIGWINEVRDLGGLAFYILRDRTGFLQVTIVKKKAPEAVIAAAKEASRESVVRVTGTVKATEKAPGGRELIPETFEIISRAESPLPLDVSEKVPAEIDTRLDNRYLDARRPRVAAIFQIRSAVTHAISNLFYEEGFTNITTSKIVAAATEGGTELFPLAYFEKEAFLNQSPQLYKQMMMAAGFEKVYEIAPIFRAEEHNTTRHLNEATSIDVEISFADHNDVMDLLERVIVRAYTSVAESCGPALEALGAEFEIPNTPFPRITYAEAIDIAALSIEEEIGYGDDLSTAAERAIGEEMGEHYFITDWPTEIKPYYAMPYEDEPSICKAFDLMHPRMELSSGAQRIHEHDLLTTQIAAKGLSPESFSFYLQPFRYGMPPHAGWGLGMERLIMTMLDLPNIREAVLFPRDRHRVTP; encoded by the coding sequence ATGAGAATACCTATAACAGATGTAACACCGGAAAGTGAACGAGCAGTTGTTATCGGATGGATCAATGAAGTCCGTGACCTCGGAGGTCTGGCATTTTATATCCTTCGTGACAGAACTGGGTTTCTTCAGGTGACGATTGTAAAAAAGAAGGCTCCGGAAGCGGTTATTGCTGCAGCCAAAGAGGCATCACGTGAGTCTGTCGTCCGTGTCACAGGCACTGTGAAAGCAACAGAAAAAGCGCCGGGCGGCCGCGAACTGATTCCTGAGACATTTGAGATCATATCACGCGCAGAGAGTCCGCTGCCGCTTGATGTATCCGAGAAAGTCCCGGCTGAAATTGACACACGCCTTGACAACCGCTACCTGGATGCCCGCCGCCCCCGTGTTGCAGCAATTTTCCAGATTAGAAGCGCTGTTACCCACGCAATCAGCAACCTTTTCTATGAAGAAGGATTCACGAACATCACCACGTCCAAGATTGTTGCAGCGGCAACAGAGGGCGGAACAGAACTCTTCCCACTTGCATATTTTGAAAAAGAGGCATTTTTGAACCAGAGTCCTCAGCTCTACAAGCAGATGATGATGGCTGCAGGGTTTGAAAAAGTCTATGAGATTGCCCCGATATTCCGGGCAGAGGAACATAATACCACCCGCCACCTGAATGAAGCCACATCCATTGACGTGGAGATCTCATTTGCAGACCACAACGATGTGATGGACCTTCTGGAACGGGTAATTGTGCGTGCATATACCTCTGTTGCAGAATCGTGCGGACCGGCACTGGAAGCTCTCGGGGCGGAATTTGAAATCCCAAATACTCCATTCCCACGCATAACCTATGCTGAGGCCATTGATATTGCAGCACTCTCCATTGAAGAGGAGATTGGTTATGGAGATGATCTCTCAACCGCCGCTGAGCGGGCAATCGGAGAAGAGATGGGAGAGCACTACTTCATCACCGACTGGCCGACGGAGATAAAACCCTACTACGCCATGCCCTACGAGGACGAACCGTCAATATGCAAGGCCTTTGACCTGATGCACCCGAGAATGGAACTCTCAAGCGGAGCACAGCGTATCCACGAACATGACCTTCTTACTACCCAGATTGCAGCCAAAGGCCTCTCTCCGGAGAGTTTCTCATTTTATCTCCAGCCATTCAGATATGGTATGCCTCCCCATGCAGGCTGGGGCCTTGGGATGGAGCGCCTCATCATGACAATGCTGGACCTGCCAAATATCAGGGAAGCGGTCCTCTTCCCACGTGACCGCCACCGCGTAACTCCATGA
- a CDS encoding methionine synthase — MISEKTLPTTVVGSYPAVVGSGGLRALLDPLKPAREIAVSDQISAGIDIISDGQVGRDMIALIADFLPGVKGQDVTGQIHPAGKPITLPGVKYALSRHPSVKGILTGPSTLAHGLALKTPVYRDRNELIPDLAQALAQEARYLADAGVTILQMDEPILSTGTADLSVAHEAVSIIVDKVTIPSCMHVCGNVRGCIDEILRFPVDILDFEFANNPDNLEVLSRSDLKGRKIGFGCVDSADKEVESVEVIAERITKGIDIFGAESMLIDPDCGLRMHSREGAFKKLENMVLAADQCRQEL, encoded by the coding sequence ATGATATCTGAAAAAACGCTCCCGACCACGGTTGTCGGGAGTTATCCTGCAGTAGTCGGGTCGGGGGGCCTCCGGGCACTTCTGGACCCGCTTAAACCGGCTCGTGAGATTGCGGTGTCCGACCAGATCTCCGCAGGAATTGATATCATCTCAGACGGGCAGGTCGGCAGGGATATGATTGCACTGATTGCAGACTTCCTGCCAGGGGTGAAGGGCCAGGATGTCACCGGACAGATTCATCCGGCAGGCAAACCAATCACCCTGCCGGGGGTAAAATATGCTTTATCACGTCATCCGTCGGTGAAAGGCATTCTCACGGGCCCGTCTACCCTCGCCCATGGACTGGCACTGAAAACACCGGTATACCGGGACAGAAATGAATTGATTCCTGACTTGGCACAGGCGCTTGCACAGGAAGCACGGTATCTCGCCGATGCAGGAGTCACCATACTTCAGATGGATGAACCCATTCTTTCCACCGGGACCGCGGATTTGAGCGTTGCACACGAAGCGGTGAGTATTATCGTCGATAAAGTGACCATTCCGTCCTGCATGCATGTCTGTGGAAATGTCAGAGGATGCATCGATGAAATTCTCCGGTTTCCGGTTGATATCCTTGACTTTGAATTCGCAAACAACCCTGACAACCTGGAAGTTCTGTCCCGTTCAGATCTTAAAGGAAGGAAAATTGGTTTCGGGTGTGTAGACTCAGCAGACAAGGAAGTCGAGAGTGTGGAAGTCATCGCAGAACGTATTACAAAAGGTATTGACATCTTCGGTGCTGAATCAATGCTTATTGACCCCGACTGTGGCCTGCGTATGCATTCCCGGGAAGGCGCATTCAAAAAACTGGAGAATATGGTCCTTGCTGCAGATCAATGCAGGCAGGAACTGTGA
- a CDS encoding RAD55 family ATPase — MPVDIEEVEITDHKKVSTGIIGLDYQLGGGFPEGCVVVIQGSPISGIEKIAEQFWKADVETTGSDDSWYLISDGSPSDGMTPVKPEEMADTIAKSQGKRYVIDSLSSLIRKEGVDAAISIIKNIGWPITQEGGNILLLLYDGVHIPEDEIAVIRYADVYIHLVEERHGNEIERKMEIGKLKGANVPNRLFPYNITEEGIDLSTTARVV, encoded by the coding sequence ATGCCTGTAGATATTGAAGAGGTTGAAATCACTGATCATAAAAAGGTATCAACAGGTATCATTGGTCTTGATTATCAATTGGGGGGTGGATTTCCTGAGGGTTGTGTTGTTGTCATTCAGGGGTCCCCGATTTCAGGAATTGAAAAGATTGCGGAACAGTTCTGGAAAGCAGATGTTGAGACGACTGGTAGCGATGATAGTTGGTACCTGATATCAGACGGTAGTCCATCTGATGGTATGACACCGGTAAAGCCGGAAGAGATGGCTGATACCATAGCAAAGTCTCAGGGGAAACGGTATGTGATTGATTCCCTTTCGAGTTTGATTCGCAAAGAGGGTGTTGATGCGGCAATTTCAATTATTAAAAACATCGGGTGGCCGATAACACAGGAGGGAGGGAATATCCTGCTTCTGCTCTATGACGGTGTTCATATACCGGAGGATGAGATTGCTGTTATCCGGTATGCGGATGTTTATATTCACCTTGTCGAAGAACGTCATGGGAATGAAATTGAACGAAAAATGGAGATTGGAAAGCTTAAAGGTGCAAATGTTCCAAACCGACTTTTTCCTTATAACATTACGGAAGAAGGAATTGATTTATCAACAACGGCACGCGTTGTCTGA
- a CDS encoding class I adenylate-forming enzyme family protein, with product MPNCTTFLDVNARFGDKPALIHPASGSEYSYRQLLERVCRQSSCLIAHGIVAGDRVGIYLPASPEYLFWYFAIWRMGGVAVPLNNVLRADEVASLMEDSGSVCMITDSGGSIEVESLVRDGRITAEVIVTDTRSFEEECRSVPLISRACNCRPDDLCQLQYTSGTTGKQKGAMLTHANWMAAMDNEREVLRYREDDVYLGIYPMAHVGVSWGISALRAGATWVVMDRFSLDEYVRLTETYHATVVAGMPPVIHSLLRTPPGTEERMCSAREMISGGGPLHPSIWKEFFSRFEIPVVNAYGLSETIVVGTGTAIRPEDYESADEFRSVGMPVGYTEVKIVNTEDPDTECDVGEVGEIALRGPAIASGYWGMEEETQAVFLPDGWFLTGDIGYLSESGMLAITDRKKDMIVMSGWKIYPTEVEKALINHPLVDDVAVFGVPDVHRGEIPYAAVVLVPGATLTLAELQEYAREYLAGYKVPREMVIVEELPRVGGWKLLRRELREKYGPD from the coding sequence ATGCCAAACTGTACCACCTTTCTTGATGTCAATGCCCGTTTTGGAGACAAACCTGCCCTTATTCACCCTGCATCGGGGTCTGAATACAGTTACCGTCAGCTTCTGGAACGGGTATGTAGACAATCATCCTGCCTAATTGCCCATGGAATTGTTGCCGGTGACCGTGTAGGAATTTACCTCCCTGCATCACCTGAATATCTCTTCTGGTACTTTGCAATCTGGCGAATGGGTGGTGTGGCTGTCCCGCTCAATAATGTGCTCAGGGCTGATGAGGTGGCATCGCTGATGGAAGATTCTGGCTCCGTGTGTATGATTACTGATTCTGGCGGGTCTATAGAGGTTGAGTCTCTGGTTAGAGATGGCAGGATCACAGCTGAAGTTATTGTAACCGACACTCGCTCATTTGAAGAAGAATGCCGCTCTGTTCCGTTAATCTCACGTGCCTGTAATTGCAGACCGGATGATCTCTGTCAGCTTCAGTACACATCCGGTACCACCGGAAAACAGAAGGGGGCAATGCTCACGCATGCAAACTGGATGGCAGCGATGGACAATGAACGTGAAGTACTTCGGTACCGCGAAGATGACGTATATCTTGGCATCTATCCGATGGCCCATGTCGGGGTGTCCTGGGGGATTTCAGCTCTGCGTGCCGGTGCAACCTGGGTTGTTATGGATCGTTTCTCCCTGGATGAGTATGTTCGCCTTACAGAGACATATCATGCCACTGTTGTTGCAGGGATGCCGCCTGTCATTCATTCCCTTCTTCGGACTCCTCCGGGGACAGAGGAACGAATGTGTTCAGCACGGGAAATGATAAGCGGTGGCGGGCCCCTCCATCCAAGCATATGGAAGGAGTTTTTTTCACGGTTTGAGATTCCGGTAGTTAATGCCTACGGTCTTTCCGAGACCATTGTGGTGGGTACCGGGACTGCTATCCGTCCGGAAGATTATGAGTCTGCAGATGAATTTAGGAGTGTGGGCATGCCGGTAGGATATACCGAAGTGAAGATCGTTAATACTGAGGACCCGGATACTGAATGTGATGTGGGAGAGGTTGGCGAGATTGCACTGAGAGGGCCTGCGATTGCCTCCGGATATTGGGGGATGGAAGAGGAGACGCAGGCAGTCTTCCTTCCGGATGGATGGTTTTTAACAGGAGATATTGGATATCTTTCTGAATCAGGTATGCTTGCTATAACGGACCGGAAGAAGGACATGATTGTGATGTCGGGCTGGAAGATTTATCCCACCGAGGTTGAGAAGGCACTCATCAACCATCCTTTGGTTGATGATGTTGCAGTCTTTGGGGTGCCGGACGTTCATCGAGGAGAGATTCCGTATGCAGCAGTGGTACTCGTACCTGGTGCCACTCTCACGCTCGCTGAACTACAGGAATATGCCCGTGAATATCTGGCAGGCTACAAAGTGCCAAGAGAGATGGTTATCGTAGAGGAACTCCCTCGTGTTGGGGGATGGAAACTGCTGCGTCGGGAACTCCGGGAAAAATATGGTCCCGATTGA
- a CDS encoding CDC48 family AAA ATPase, translated as MPMILNVESAYPEDRGLGRCRLDPATMNSLRLVPGDLVWLNGSRRTVAKVWRMLADDWDQGKVKIDNFTRSNAGVSSGEKIEVTKVESETEASRVILAPPEDLSNQPPINFNQAMLRLLGYPVAKGDTVPVLAGLPFMQQQLIPFRLVTVEPEDAVIITKDTVIEFSDKPVSGFDGSRQISYEDVGGLKNELKNVRETIELPMRHPELFRKLGIEPPKGVLLYGPPGTGKTLIARAVANESGAHFISIAGPEVLSKYYGETEQRLREIFEEAESNAPSVIFIDELDSIAPHREEVTGEVERRMVAQLLTMMDGLEERGQVLVIGATNRVDGIDPALRRPGRFDREIEIGVPDETGRLEILKIHTYGMPLEGEVHRIYLEETLDEIPEEYREEAEKRYELTVEEIESQRERLMQDLASRTNGFVGADLQSLAREAAMRALRRYLPEIDLEKDEVPPELLKKMEVTSRDFSDALREVNPSAMREVLIEVPHVTWHDIGGAEREIEEVREAVEYPLTKPERFLNLGIDPPNGVLLYGPPGTGKTLIAKAVAHESGANFIPVRGPQLLSKWVGESERAVREIFRKARQVAPSIIFFDELDAIAPARSGLDSHVIESVVNQILTEFDGLEDMTGVVVMGATNRPDIIDPALMRAGRFDRLVAVHEPDADGRLQILSIHSRGIPIENSAVEILVNGTAAYDEGGIEALFSAAADAHRKEGNRKVKLTADDILSTEIADTNVSGEVLSPGRRRRAVARLIEEQRMDVEDPERDALLREIAVKAINYVGSDLDLLCREAAMFAMRDGAAAVGISHFEKAFLKVRPMMNERVREQYDRIQQYFKGGLPQQMQVHLPEYQ; from the coding sequence TTGCCCATGATACTGAATGTTGAGAGTGCATATCCTGAGGACCGGGGCCTTGGGCGATGCAGACTGGACCCTGCAACGATGAATTCCCTGAGACTTGTACCAGGCGACCTGGTATGGCTCAACGGGTCGCGCAGGACTGTTGCAAAAGTCTGGCGAATGCTTGCTGATGACTGGGATCAGGGAAAGGTAAAAATTGATAATTTCACCCGTTCCAATGCTGGAGTGAGCAGTGGGGAGAAGATTGAGGTAACGAAAGTGGAGAGTGAAACTGAGGCGTCCCGTGTCATTCTTGCACCACCGGAAGACCTCTCAAATCAGCCTCCGATTAATTTCAATCAGGCAATGTTGCGTCTCTTAGGATATCCGGTAGCAAAAGGGGACACCGTCCCGGTGCTTGCCGGTCTTCCTTTTATGCAGCAGCAGCTCATTCCCTTCAGGCTTGTAACTGTTGAGCCGGAAGATGCGGTTATCATCACCAAGGATACTGTCATTGAGTTCTCAGATAAACCGGTATCGGGTTTTGACGGGTCCCGTCAGATCAGCTATGAGGATGTCGGTGGACTGAAAAACGAGCTGAAGAATGTGCGGGAAACCATCGAACTGCCCATGCGCCACCCGGAACTGTTCCGGAAACTGGGTATCGAACCGCCAAAAGGAGTGCTTCTGTACGGGCCTCCCGGCACGGGAAAGACCCTCATTGCACGAGCCGTTGCAAATGAGAGCGGGGCGCATTTCATCTCAATTGCAGGCCCTGAAGTCCTTTCAAAATATTATGGTGAGACAGAGCAGCGGCTCCGGGAGATCTTTGAAGAGGCGGAGTCCAATGCACCATCTGTAATTTTTATTGACGAACTTGATTCCATCGCTCCACACCGTGAGGAAGTGACGGGCGAGGTTGAACGTAGGATGGTGGCACAGCTTCTCACTATGATGGATGGACTTGAGGAGCGTGGACAGGTCCTTGTTATCGGAGCCACAAACCGGGTTGACGGCATCGACCCGGCGCTTCGGCGGCCCGGAAGGTTTGACCGTGAGATTGAGATTGGTGTTCCCGATGAAACTGGTCGTCTTGAGATCCTGAAGATTCACACCTATGGCATGCCACTGGAAGGGGAGGTGCACAGGATCTATCTTGAGGAAACGCTTGATGAAATTCCTGAAGAATACCGGGAGGAGGCAGAAAAGCGGTATGAACTTACCGTTGAAGAGATCGAAAGTCAGCGGGAACGACTGATGCAGGACCTTGCGTCGCGCACAAACGGGTTCGTCGGTGCTGATCTGCAGTCGCTTGCACGGGAGGCGGCAATGCGTGCACTCCGTCGTTATCTGCCTGAAATCGATCTGGAGAAGGATGAAGTTCCTCCCGAGCTCCTGAAGAAGATGGAGGTGACATCCCGTGACTTTTCTGATGCACTCAGAGAGGTAAATCCCAGCGCAATGCGAGAGGTGCTCATAGAGGTGCCACATGTGACCTGGCATGACATCGGGGGGGCAGAACGTGAGATTGAGGAAGTCCGCGAGGCAGTTGAGTATCCACTCACGAAACCGGAACGGTTTCTGAATTTAGGTATAGATCCACCGAACGGTGTACTTCTGTACGGTCCGCCCGGCACCGGAAAGACGCTTATTGCAAAGGCAGTGGCACATGAAAGCGGAGCGAATTTTATACCCGTACGTGGGCCGCAACTGCTTTCAAAGTGGGTTGGTGAGAGCGAACGGGCGGTGCGTGAAATTTTCCGCAAGGCACGCCAGGTCGCCCCATCCATCATCTTTTTTGATGAACTGGATGCCATTGCTCCTGCCCGGTCCGGTCTGGACAGTCATGTGATCGAGAGTGTCGTCAACCAGATATTGACGGAATTTGACGGGCTGGAGGATATGACAGGGGTGGTGGTGATGGGGGCGACCAACCGACCGGATATCATTGATCCCGCCCTGATGCGTGCCGGAAGGTTTGATCGCCTTGTGGCAGTGCATGAGCCGGATGCAGACGGCCGCCTCCAGATTCTTTCGATTCATTCCAGGGGTATTCCTATTGAAAACTCAGCAGTAGAAATCCTGGTAAATGGGACTGCAGCCTATGATGAAGGGGGAATTGAGGCACTCTTCAGTGCTGCGGCCGATGCGCACCGGAAAGAGGGTAATAGAAAGGTGAAACTGACTGCAGATGATATATTGTCTACAGAAATCGCAGACACCAATGTAAGTGGTGAGGTCCTTTCCCCCGGACGGCGGCGACGCGCTGTTGCCCGTCTGATAGAAGAGCAGAGAATGGATGTTGAAGACCCCGAACGTGATGCTCTGCTCCGTGAAATCGCTGTGAAAGCAATAAATTACGTGGGCTCGGACCTGGATCTGCTTTGTCGTGAAGCGGCGATGTTTGCAATGCGGGACGGTGCTGCGGCAGTGGGAATATCGCACTTTGAGAAGGCGTTTCTGAAGGTTCGTCCTATGATGAATGAGCGTGTTCGTGAACAGTATGACCGTATTCAGCAATACTTCAAAGGCGGACTCCCCCAGCAGATGCAGGTACACCTACCTGAATACCAATAG
- a CDS encoding universal stress protein, translated as MIEEMFSTILVATDGSSESLNAVHAAAEEALRHDARLHVICVTNPGALESMVVSPQPDAIDVNYELITEYLAEEAKKALGDAEKEAENVGVSVTLHPVWGDPRQEILRCAEEVGADCIVLGSTGKTGLEALLLGSVSSAVVTHARTNTLVVRLK; from the coding sequence TTGATAGAAGAGATGTTTTCCACAATTCTTGTTGCAACGGATGGTTCTTCCGAGTCTTTGAATGCAGTGCATGCTGCAGCAGAGGAAGCACTGAGACATGATGCTCGTCTGCATGTGATTTGTGTCACAAATCCGGGTGCATTGGAGTCGATGGTTGTCAGTCCACAACCGGATGCTATTGATGTAAATTATGAACTGATCACTGAATATCTGGCTGAAGAGGCAAAAAAAGCGCTTGGTGATGCAGAGAAAGAAGCAGAGAATGTTGGTGTCTCTGTGACATTGCACCCGGTATGGGGAGACCCCCGGCAAGAGATACTCCGGTGCGCTGAGGAAGTCGGTGCAGACTGTATTGTGCTGGGTTCCACCGGAAAGACGGGTCTTGAGGCACTTCTGCTGGGTAGCGTAAGTTCTGCAGTTGTGACGCATGCCCGGACAAATACCTTGGTTGTGCGGTTAAAATGA